TTTTTATCACCTTATTTTCCCCTTCCCGTGGTCTTGACTTTGGGGATACCCTTAGTTGATGAGTAGGTGGGAGAGTTTCAAGTAAGTTCCATTCTCTTCTATCCACGATCCATTGTCCATATTTACCCTATCCCATATCTACCTTCCAATAGCCACACTCTGATCCTGACCATGGTAGTTCCTAGAGAGTCGGCTGGCGTTTATTCGTGGTCATGGGCCTGCGGTGGTAAAATAGCCAGTGAATATGCACTATCTTATCATCCGAGTCATAGAAAAGGCAATTAATATGGAAAAGCATCATCGTTATTTGGTCTTGATTGAACAAGATGAAGATGGGATTTTTGTGGCTTCGGTCCCCGCTATAAAAGGTTGTCATACGCAAGCAAAGTCTCTAGAAAACGTGTGGTCTCGCGTTCGGGAGGCGATAGAATTATGCTTGGAAGTTGAGACGCAAGATGAGCCGCCGATGCGTTTTGTAGGTGTTCAGCACATCGAACTTCCAGTGTGAGTAAGATTCCCCCACTTCATCCCCGTAAGATGTGTCGTATATTGGAAAAACTTGGATTCGAAGCAATCCGTCAGAAGGGGAGTCATATTTTTTATCGCCATCCTGATGGTCGCGGGACAGTTGTTCCTTTTCATTCTGGGGAAGATTTAGGGCGTGGATTGGTGCGCAGCATTCTGAGGGATATTGAATTGCCTCGAGAAGAATTCCTAAAATTTTTGCGTCGCAGATAGATGAAGTTTATTGTCTTGAGCTTGCTTGTATCGACGCTGGCTCAATGGTGTGTCAAAGGCGGAGTCCCTTACAGAGAGTTTTTGCAGCGGACTGCAGATATTTGATACCCGAGAAGCAGGCAATTTTATGCAGGTGGTACGAACAAGTGGGGGCGATGACCTGGACGTTGATGAATAGGTGGGAAAGCTTTGGATAAATTTCGTTTTCCCTAGTCCACCGTCCATATTCCCCCATCCATGATCCTGACGCATCGTGTATAATGGACGGAGAAGAAAGGAGAGTGACTACATGTCTGAAATGATCGCACTAGAAACGCAGATACCTGAGGATATATTTTTGACCTTGCAGGCTCGCGGTTTGTTCAAAGCGGTTCTGGCAGAACGTTCACGACAGTATATGGCGATCCGTTTTTATCAGGAACGGGTATTGTCCCTGGGCAAAGCGGCTCGCCTTTCTGGTATGGGTCTTTGGGATTTTGTAGAGTTCCTGTCCACTAATCATGTGCCTGTAATCGACCATAGCGAAGAAGAATTGGCTGTTGAGTTCGCGTCCGCTGACCAATTAGCGGGGGAATTGGGGGAATGATTGTCGTTTCTGATGCCACGCCGCTGATCGGATTGGCAAAAATTGGCAAATTGGAACTCTTGAAGGAGTTGTTTGGTATGATACGGATTCCAGGGTCGGTTTATGCTAAAGTGGTTACAAATGCGAGAGGCCGTCCTGGGGCAGTGGAAGTTAGTCAGGCGGACTGGATTGTGACGCAAACATCTGCTGATCGGACCAAAGTTGATTATTTGCGGGCCGACTTGGATGCAGGTGAGGCCGAAGCCCTTGTTTTGGCCGAAGAAGTATCGGCGGACTGGATACTTTTGGATGAGACGAAGGCGCGGTTAGCAGCAAATTTACTTGGTTTCCGGTATATGGGCACAATCGGTTTGCTCCTTTTGGCGAAAAGACTAGGGGAACTTGAAGTGGTGCGTCCGTTTTTGGATGAACTCAATGAAAAAAATTTCTACATCAGTGAACGAGTGTATCAGTTGACGGTGAGAAAAGCGGGGGAATAGTTCGCGTTTCTGGCAGCGTGCCCGTTTCATCGTCCCGTAGGGGACAGAGCATCATGGGCTGGTGGCAGGTCAAGGGCGCAGTGAAAAGTTCATGCATCTGCATACCGAAGATGACATCTATTATGTGCAGAATTATTCGAGCGCGAAGCCTGCCCGTAAGGGCGCTGGCTGGATATTTATATTCTGATCAAGACAGTCTGGGTGGTGTCCCCCTACGGGGATGCTGTGCGATGAGGCGGGAGGGGGCGTACTAGGGCCACAGAATAGCACGGGGCCACGGACGTACACGGAAGAACACGGACAAAGCTGGGCCACGGAAAACACGGAAAGCACAGGGCCACGGAAGAAATTTCGGTGCGATTCAGTCCCTAAAGGGATGCTGCGCGATGGCTTTCTTTGGATCGGGGTTATAAACAAGTGGGGGCGATGACGTGGACGTTGATGACAAAGTGGCTTGTCCTCCCGTAGGATGCCGCACCGTCCCGGTATCCTGCGGGAGGACGGTGTGAGCTTTAGGTTGAGTGCTTCGCGATCGAAACCCGGTCGAAGGGGAGAGCTTCCAATAAGTTCCGTTCTTCTGATTCGTTATGATAGAATTAAGGGGCAGAAAGGAGCGTGATGGTATGGATGCTGTGGTCAATATTATAATGCGACAACCCCTTCCGAGACTGGTGTTATTTCCCGCGGAATTACCCGTTGATAATGCTGTGCGGATTGAACTTGAGCAAGGAGTACCCGTTTTTAAGGCTTCGATTGCGGTGCAAGACCGGATTGAAATGTTGATCTCGAAACAACGACAATCTCAAATCAGCGCTGATGAAGACGATGAATTGGATCGTTACGAAGAGATTGATGACTATTTGAGCTTCATCAACCGTGTGGTTCGCAATCTTGTGCAAGCAGAAAGCTCAGGGGAATAAGCAGTGACTCAGAGGGGCAAAGTATCGATTGAAATTCAGGAATTTGTTCGCCAGCGGGCGGCAGGGTTGTGTGAATACTGCCATACTCAGGAGTGTTGGCAATACGTAAGATTTACGGTTGACCATGTAGTCCCGTTATCGAAAGGGGGTACCGATGACCAAACTAATCTGGCGTTGGCGTGTTTTCATTGCAATCGCAGAAAATCTAATCATATGACGGCAATAGACTCTGAAACTGGAGATGAAGCCGCACTATACAATCCCAGAAAGCATATTTGGCAGGATCACTTCATTTGGTCGGTTGATGGTTTAAGCATAATCGGGCTGACGTCGATAGGCAGGGCAACGGTAACCGCTTTAGAATTCAACCGTGAGCGAGTCCTTAATATTCGTTCAGCAGATGGGGCTGTGAATCGGCACCCGCCAGTTGGCGATCCGGTGCAGAAGGCAACCTGAGCGGGTTAACATCACGGGCTGGTAGCCGGTTGATGGCCGCGGTGACAAACCGATGCACCTCCACACCGAAGACGACATCTTCTACGTCCAGAACTACTCCATCTGGCTGGATATTTACATCCTGATCAAAACCGTTTGGGTGGCGACGCTTTTGGGAGTGCGAAGGGAGGGGGCGTACTGAGCCACTGAAAAACACGGGGCCACTGAAAAACACGGAATCTCACGGAACACGGACAAAGCTGGGCCATCGCGGAGTGAAACGGAGCATCCCCTTGGGGAGGGACAAGGGCCACGGACGGTCACGGAAAGGGCCACTGAAAAACACGGAAAGAGCCACGGACATGCACGGAAAGGGCCACAGAAAGACACGGGGGCCACGGAATAGCACGGAAGAACACGGAAAAGAGCACGAAAGGTTTTCAGTGAAACTCTGCCTGTGCCCCGGCAGGGGGATGATGTTCAGTCCCTAAAGGGATGCTCTACTACGCGATGGCTTGATTCGGAGTTATTCAGCGGGCTGTGTTACAATGTAGTACGTTGGCGATTGGTTAGATTGAAGGAATACAGAAAATGAAAACATCCACAATATCTGCTAGAATTGATCCAGACCTCAAGAAAAATGTGGAGCGAGTATTTAGCGAATTGGGGATAACTTCTTCTCAGGCAATAACACTTTTCTACAAGCAGGTGGAGTTGCAGCAGGGATTACCATTTATTGTAAAAATACCCAATGCGATAACATTGGATGCGCTGGGGAAAGCCAGCGAGCGCACTGATTTGGAAACCTTCAATACGGTTGAGGATTTGTTCGAAGATTTGGGGATTTGATGAAAATCGTCAGAAGAACCTCACAATTCAAAAAAGACGTAAAGCGTATGGGGAAGCGTGGAAAGGAATTTGAAGAATTCAAGGCCGTAATCAAGAAGTTGACATTAGAAGAGAAATTGGAAGTAAAGTATCGAGATCATTATTTGGTAGGTCAATATAAAGGTAGCCGGGAGTGTCATATTGAGTCTGATTGGTTGCTCATATATGAATTGGGGGGCGAAGAACTTATTCTAATCCGAACAGGGACACATGCGGATTTGTTTCGATGATGGATATGTTGACATCTCCGGCTTATCATTTGTTACGACGCTGGCATCAATTGCCCGGGTTGCCTTTTCTGGGCCAGCAATTAGCCTATATTCGGGATGATCCTAATCTCCATTACGTGTGAACCCATTGCGAAAACTACTAACCTGGTCTGACCGCTATCACTGGCTGTGGCTGACCTTGGCCGCGCCGTTGATGCTATTCCCCAGCCCTAAGCGCAGCTTGGCTATGCTGGTTGTGCCCGGCATTTGGGCCGTTGCCTGGCTCGTATCCCGTCATCCTGAGCGCAAAAGCGGGGGCACGCTGCTTGGTACTGTACCCCTGCCGGTGACGGCACTCAATAGTTCAATTTTGTTGATCGCAATCATGGTCTTGGTCAGTACCTGGGCGACCTATGATATTGCTTTCAGCTTAGCTAAGATCAGCGGGATAGTCTTGGGATTGGGGATTTTCTACGCCGTTGTGCGGGAGAGCGAACGTCCCCGCGGTTGGTGGTGGAGCCTGCTGCTATTTTTGGGTCTGGGTATGGGAGTGGCTGGGCTGGGGTTGCTGGGAACGAATTGGTTCCAGTGGAAAATCAGCCTGTTTAATCCGATTACATCCCGCATACCGAATCTGGTTGGTGGCCTGCAAGGCGCGGAGAACGGATTTCATCCCAACGAAATTGCCGGGGCATTGAGTTGGACGCTGCCCCTGATGATGACTTTGTGTTTCTCCCCCCTCCTAAAAATTCGGAGCGGGCGTTGGGTGGTGAGGGCAATTATTTGGCTCAGCACGCTTTTCATGGGCGGCGTTTTTATCTTGACCCAATCTCGCACGGCCTATCTGGCGCTGGCATCGGCGGCGCTGGTCATGTTTTGGCTGGCTTTGCCGGGAAAAGCACGTTGGGCATTGATTGGGCTGTTAGTAGCTGTTGGAGTTGCCGGAAGTATCTGGCTTTCTGGCGAGCGCATTACACAGGGCATGGATTGGTTGACTGGGAATGCGG
Above is a genomic segment from Chloroflexota bacterium containing:
- a CDS encoding HNH endonuclease translates to MTQRGKVSIEIQEFVRQRAAGLCEYCHTQECWQYVRFTVDHVVPLSKGGTDDQTNLALACFHCNRRKSNHMTAIDSETGDEAALYNPRKHIWQDHFIWSVDGLSIIGLTSIGRATVTALEFNRERVLNIRSADGAVNRHPPVGDPVQKAT
- a CDS encoding type II toxin-antitoxin system YafQ family toxin, with the translated sequence MMKIVRRTSQFKKDVKRMGKRGKEFEEFKAVIKKLTLEEKLEVKYRDHYLVGQYKGSRECHIESDWLLIYELGGEELILIRTGTHADLFR
- a CDS encoding DUF3368 domain-containing protein codes for the protein MIVVSDATPLIGLAKIGKLELLKELFGMIRIPGSVYAKVVTNARGRPGAVEVSQADWIVTQTSADRTKVDYLRADLDAGEAEALVLAEEVSADWILLDETKARLAANLLGFRYMGTIGLLLLAKRLGELEVVRPFLDELNEKNFYISERVYQLTVRKAGE
- a CDS encoding type II toxin-antitoxin system RelB/DinJ family antitoxin; the protein is MKTSTISARIDPDLKKNVERVFSELGITSSQAITLFYKQVELQQGLPFIVKIPNAITLDALGKASERTDLETFNTVEDLFEDLGI
- a CDS encoding UPF0175 family protein; translated protein: MSEMIALETQIPEDIFLTLQARGLFKAVLAERSRQYMAIRFYQERVLSLGKAARLSGMGLWDFVEFLSTNHVPVIDHSEEELAVEFASADQLAGELGE
- a CDS encoding type II toxin-antitoxin system HicA family toxin, with protein sequence MSKIPPLHPRKMCRILEKLGFEAIRQKGSHIFYRHPDGRGTVVPFHSGEDLGRGLVRSILRDIELPREEFLKFLRRR
- a CDS encoding O-antigen ligase family protein, which codes for MRKLLTWSDRYHWLWLTLAAPLMLFPSPKRSLAMLVVPGIWAVAWLVSRHPERKSGGTLLGTVPLPVTALNSSILLIAIMVLVSTWATYDIAFSLAKISGIVLGLGIFYAVVRESERPRGWWWSLLLFLGLGMGVAGLGLLGTNWFQWKISLFNPITSRIPNLVGGLQGAENGFHPNEIAGALSWTLPLMMTLCFSPLLKIRSGRWVVRAIIWLSTLFMGGVFILTQSRTAYLALASAALVMFWLALPGKARWALIGLLVAVGVAGSIWLSGERITQGMDWLTGNAVLSEQAFSLNSLESRLEVWSRAIYGLQDFPFTGMGMNTFREVVHVLYPLFMIAPDVDMGHAHNEFLQAGLDLGIPGMIGFIALYIGAFWMLARVWFAGHRSSVLSRPMALGLGGGLFAHMLYGMTDAVALGAKPGFLFWMLLGLIAGLYQQVLSASVEQ
- a CDS encoding type II toxin-antitoxin system HicB family antitoxin encodes the protein MEKHHRYLVLIEQDEDGIFVASVPAIKGCHTQAKSLENVWSRVREAIELCLEVETQDEPPMRFVGVQHIELPV